The following are encoded together in the Desulfobulbaceae bacterium genome:
- a CDS encoding TM2 domain-containing protein produces the protein MDQPHNDTHLKSMGYILWLFGFLGAHRFYYGKPGSGTLYFFTLGLFGIGWLVDLFLIPAMDREADFRFRSGRLNYSLSWVLLTFLGPLGIHRMYMGKWVTGILYLLTGGLFLVGYLYDFWTLNDQLTVIHAQEGD, from the coding sequence ATGGACCAGCCACACAACGACACTCATCTCAAATCAATGGGCTACATCCTGTGGCTCTTCGGTTTTCTCGGAGCCCATCGTTTCTATTACGGCAAACCTGGGTCAGGAACCCTCTACTTCTTCACTCTCGGCCTGTTCGGCATAGGTTGGCTTGTCGATCTCTTTCTTATCCCGGCAATGGACCGCGAGGCAGATTTTCGTTTTCGCAGCGGCAGATTGAACTATTCCCTCAGTTGGGTATTGCTGACTTTTCTCGGCCCTCTCGGTATCCACAGGATGTATATGGGGAAATGGGTAACAGGTATTCTCTATCTCCTGACCGGCGGCTTATTTTTAGTCGGTTACCTCTACGATTTCTGGACCTTAAACGATCAGCTGACCGTCATTCATGCCCAAGAAGGCGATTAA
- a CDS encoding DEAD/DEAH box helicase, giving the protein MLRKIISFVRSSLKGLERSSSRITHTPIPSSEVIPSVPAQSSAPEVEVPRQSPVKPRYRRPKPVKSTDKESWDVSAFEVVPAEGKSRFHDFDLPVTIMHAIADLGFQYCTPIQAKTLAGTLSGLDAIGQAQTGTGKTAAFLISLMTRLLADPEVGNKKNGQPRALVIAPTRELVIQIAKDGETLAKYCGLQLASVFGGMDYEKQQQVLERGPIDIVVATPGRLIDFQRRRVVDLSRVEVMVVDEADRMLDMGFIPDVRKIVFSTPPKEKRQTLMFSATITPEVRHLASQWCVNPINVEVASEQVAVDTVRQIVYLATAKEKYNILYNMIVGENLDKVLVFTNRRDETQRLTDRLISNGISCDMLSGDVAQKKRMTTLERFRGGQIKVLVATDVAGRGIHIDGISHVFNYTLPYEAEDYIHRIGRTGRAGHDGIAISFADEDGAFYLPAIETYIGRKLDCVQPDEALIVPAPKGVSKPSSQSSSSKPQQGGQRRSSPYRSQGQRRSSSSSRPGR; this is encoded by the coding sequence ATGCTACGAAAAATTATTTCTTTTGTCCGCAGTTCATTAAAAGGCTTAGAACGCTCGAGTAGCCGAATTACGCATACTCCGATACCAAGTTCAGAAGTTATTCCGTCCGTACCTGCTCAGTCCTCAGCGCCAGAGGTTGAAGTTCCCCGGCAATCCCCGGTAAAGCCTAGGTATCGTCGGCCAAAACCGGTTAAATCAACAGATAAGGAATCCTGGGATGTGAGTGCATTTGAGGTGGTTCCTGCCGAGGGTAAGAGTCGGTTTCATGATTTTGATCTGCCGGTTACGATCATGCACGCCATTGCTGATCTTGGCTTTCAGTATTGCACCCCAATCCAGGCCAAAACTCTGGCTGGCACCCTCTCCGGCCTTGATGCCATTGGCCAGGCGCAGACTGGGACCGGGAAGACCGCGGCCTTTTTGATTTCGCTCATGACCCGGCTGCTGGCCGACCCAGAAGTCGGTAACAAAAAGAATGGTCAACCGAGGGCCCTGGTTATCGCTCCGACCAGGGAGTTGGTGATCCAGATTGCCAAGGATGGTGAGACCTTGGCTAAGTATTGCGGGCTTCAACTGGCCTCCGTTTTTGGGGGCATGGATTATGAGAAGCAGCAGCAGGTCTTGGAGCGGGGGCCAATTGACATCGTAGTGGCGACTCCAGGCCGTTTAATTGATTTTCAGCGTCGTCGAGTGGTGGATCTTTCTAGAGTTGAGGTCATGGTGGTTGATGAGGCTGACCGGATGCTGGATATGGGATTCATCCCTGATGTGAGAAAGATCGTATTCAGCACCCCGCCTAAGGAAAAACGGCAGACCCTGATGTTCTCTGCCACCATCACTCCCGAGGTTCGACATCTGGCCAGTCAGTGGTGCGTAAATCCGATTAACGTGGAGGTGGCGTCAGAGCAGGTGGCTGTTGACACGGTCCGGCAGATCGTTTATCTGGCTACGGCCAAAGAGAAGTACAATATCCTCTACAACATGATTGTGGGCGAGAACTTGGATAAGGTTCTGGTATTCACCAACCGTCGGGATGAAACCCAGCGGTTGACAGATCGACTGATCAGTAACGGTATCAGTTGTGATATGCTTTCAGGCGACGTGGCCCAGAAAAAAAGAATGACTACCCTAGAACGTTTCCGTGGTGGTCAGATTAAGGTTTTGGTGGCTACCGATGTGGCAGGAAGGGGTATTCATATTGATGGCATCAGTCATGTTTTTAACTATACGTTGCCGTATGAGGCTGAGGATTATATCCATCGGATCGGCCGTACCGGGCGGGCTGGGCATGATGGTATCGCCATCAGTTTTGCAGATGAGGATGGAGCCTTCTATCTGCCAGCAATTGAAACGTATATTGGTCGAAAACTTGATTGTGTTCAGCCGGACGAAGCCCTTATTGTCCCCGCACCTAAAGGAGTCAGCAAACCCTCGTCTCAATCTTCCTCCTCTAAGCCGCAGCAGGGGGGGCAACGACGGTCATCTCCTTACCGTTCTCAGGGACAGCGAAGATCTTCTTCTTCCTCTCGCCCCGGTCGGTAG
- a CDS encoding leucyl aminopeptidase, whose translation MKITVKKYTKSTKTDLLIYCLPQITDPKTTIFPGPQFLADSVQRAHSAGDFTAREGQTLLCYPPLDATTKHLATRLLAVGLGKEELNRESFRKCGGTIASVAQKTKAARITVIVPEELDFPLQEMTQSLVEGVILGSYTFTRYKTVGEDDDPPHLIAESVFSATKLKEAAIAAERGRQGAIAACRARDMANEPANNWTPDHFARYAKSLAKEYKLKCTVLGKEELTHLKMGGIIGVNQGSSTPPKLVILEYRTKKDAPTLMLVGKGLTFDSGGISIKPSQGMHEMKYDMCGGAAVLACMEAVAMERPKQLNIIALVPATDNMPGPSALKPGDIVTQYNGKTVEIISTDAEGRLILADALAYGIEKFQPEAVIDLATLTGAVIIGLGHHISGLMSNDDTLSAKVERAGKESGEPVWRLPLGKEYTKQLESKVADLKNVGDKGAGTITAGAYLQEFIDSTPWIHLDIAGTAWNFTEKSYVPKGPSGIGVRLLLEVIRNW comes from the coding sequence ATGAAAATAACCGTAAAAAAGTATACAAAAAGCACAAAAACAGACTTACTCATCTATTGCCTGCCGCAAATCACCGACCCCAAAACAACCATCTTCCCCGGCCCACAATTCCTGGCCGATTCAGTGCAACGAGCACACTCCGCGGGTGACTTCACGGCAAGAGAAGGACAAACTCTGCTCTGCTACCCCCCCCTTGACGCTACGACAAAACACCTTGCCACCCGGCTTCTGGCGGTAGGTCTTGGCAAAGAGGAACTCAACCGAGAATCATTTCGCAAGTGCGGAGGCACCATTGCTTCCGTTGCCCAGAAAACCAAAGCGGCGCGAATTACGGTGATTGTACCAGAAGAGCTTGACTTCCCGCTCCAGGAGATGACTCAATCCCTGGTTGAAGGAGTTATTCTAGGCAGCTACACCTTCACCAGATATAAAACCGTGGGCGAAGACGATGATCCTCCTCATCTGATTGCTGAGTCCGTCTTCTCCGCAACCAAGCTCAAAGAGGCCGCTATTGCTGCCGAGCGTGGAAGACAAGGGGCAATAGCAGCCTGCCGGGCCAGGGATATGGCCAATGAACCCGCCAACAACTGGACACCAGACCATTTTGCACGCTACGCCAAATCATTAGCAAAAGAATATAAATTAAAATGCACCGTGTTGGGCAAAGAAGAACTTACCCACCTAAAGATGGGTGGAATCATTGGCGTCAACCAGGGATCGTCAACCCCACCTAAGTTGGTAATCCTCGAATACCGGACCAAAAAGGACGCCCCCACGCTAATGCTGGTCGGCAAGGGTTTGACTTTTGACTCAGGAGGCATCTCGATCAAACCCAGCCAAGGGATGCATGAGATGAAGTATGATATGTGCGGTGGCGCCGCAGTGCTCGCCTGTATGGAGGCCGTGGCCATGGAACGCCCGAAGCAACTCAACATCATTGCACTTGTGCCTGCTACAGACAATATGCCCGGGCCTAGCGCGCTGAAACCAGGAGACATTGTCACCCAATACAATGGCAAAACGGTAGAGATCATCAGCACTGACGCGGAAGGCCGCCTGATCTTGGCCGACGCCTTGGCCTACGGCATCGAAAAATTTCAACCTGAAGCGGTAATTGACCTGGCCACTCTGACCGGCGCGGTGATTATCGGCCTTGGCCATCATATCAGCGGCCTGATGAGCAATGACGACACACTGAGCGCCAAAGTTGAACGGGCCGGCAAAGAGAGTGGCGAACCGGTCTGGCGCCTTCCTCTGGGCAAGGAGTACACGAAACAGCTCGAATCAAAAGTAGCCGACCTCAAGAATGTTGGCGACAAAGGGGCAGGAACAATTACTGCGGGGGCCTACCTTCAGGAATTTATCGACAGCACCCCTTGGATCCACCTGGACATCGCTGGCACCGCCTGGAATTTCACGGAAAAATCCTATGTCCCAAAGGGCCCGTCCGGGATTGGAGTCCGCTTACTGCTTGAAGTGATCAGAAATTGGTAA
- a CDS encoding tRNA threonylcarbamoyladenosine dehydratase, producing MDRFLRIERLLGPEAFARLRDNFVTIAGLGAVGGHAMEGLARAGINRIRLVDFDVVRTHNINRQIIALESTVGTQKVIAARDRILQINPAAQVEIMPTFIDQHSVGTILDPKPDLLIDAIDMVGPKVELLAAAFARGIPIISSMGAALRTDPSQIKLADLMQTKKCPLARRIRRRLRLRGIERGIPCVFSTEPVDFTYEEPEQEVGNEHLLPHQPSPRRVLGSLPTLTGIFGLIIANQAIRQLSGLQYKS from the coding sequence ATGGACAGATTCTTACGCATTGAACGGCTGCTCGGACCCGAGGCCTTTGCTCGACTGAGAGACAATTTTGTCACCATAGCGGGATTAGGCGCCGTAGGCGGCCATGCCATGGAAGGGTTGGCCCGCGCCGGCATCAACCGCATCCGTCTGGTCGATTTCGATGTGGTCCGTACCCACAACATCAACCGCCAAATTATAGCGCTCGAATCTACAGTAGGCACACAGAAGGTAATTGCGGCACGCGACCGGATCTTACAGATTAACCCGGCAGCACAAGTGGAAATCATGCCAACCTTCATCGACCAGCACTCGGTGGGCACAATCCTTGACCCCAAGCCCGATCTGCTGATCGACGCCATCGACATGGTTGGGCCCAAGGTTGAACTCCTCGCCGCCGCCTTCGCCAGAGGCATCCCCATCATCTCATCCATGGGCGCTGCCTTAAGGACTGACCCAAGCCAAATCAAGCTCGCCGACCTTATGCAAACCAAAAAATGTCCGCTGGCCAGGCGCATCCGCAGACGATTGCGACTACGGGGCATCGAGCGCGGCATTCCATGCGTCTTCTCTACCGAACCCGTCGATTTCACATATGAAGAACCAGAGCAGGAGGTTGGCAACGAACACCTGTTGCCACACCAACCGAGCCCCCGTCGAGTCCTGGGCAGCCTACCCACCCTGACCGGAATCTTCGGGTTGATCATCGCCAACCAGGCCATCCGCCAGCTGTCAGGCCTTCAATACAAATCGTAA